In Chelonia mydas isolate rCheMyd1 chromosome 20, rCheMyd1.pri.v2, whole genome shotgun sequence, a single genomic region encodes these proteins:
- the LOC114021625 gene encoding maestro heat-like repeat-containing protein family member 1 — MTQVLWPRLLEYVVPAQYTGTLKPLCRCLRELAEKKQQEGEAAACLDYSGRVQLPTPQGLLARLLVVASSPYEREGHGCAALQLLKALHQTIHAAVGEMWVAEIPSLLQYIEGNTENSLDHAQWEHMLLQFLRTSLEMIDDSAWSSQISLELSWQMAGYASPSKEKSFLYKALGTSLAACQDLVHVKSQIQTLLTTADYMEAPERQGVVSILAVCAESHLDLTLKALQEFGAAMSQVKISGFVSRLKDYHHGTRGKTRRTLMPTYSNVAVHAPKEQLLSRVEADITGNVIHHHRTSCQVLGIALTNKDMHLKLTLIQNVTEISCAILETTDSQEFEFSTGAPWLHAGE, encoded by the exons ATGACCCAA GTGTTATGGCCAAGGCTGCTGGAGTATGTGGTGCCAGCTCAGTACACGGGTACTTTGAAGCCTCTCTGCAGATGCCTTAGGGAACTGGCTGAGAAAAAGCAGCaggaaggagaagcagctgctTGCCTCGACTACAGTGGACGAG TGCAACTCCCTacaccccaggggctgctggcGCGACTCCTG GTAGTAGCCTCATCCCCTTATGAAAGAGAAGGACACGGATGTGCTGCCTTGCAGTTACTAAAGGCCCTGCACCAAACTATCCATGCAGCAGTGGGTGAGATGTGGGTAGCAGAGATCCCATCTCTGCTGCAGTACATTGAAG GAAACACAGAGAATTCCCTGGACCATGCACAGTGGGAGCACATGCTGCTTCAG TTCCTAAGAACATCTCTGGAGATGATAGACGAcagtgcctggagcagccagATATCCCTTGAGTTGAGCTGGCAGATGGCCGGCTATGCCAGCCCCTCCAAAGAGAAG AGTTTCCTGTATAAGGCGCTAGGAACGTCCTTAGCAGCTTGTCAGGACCTGGTCCATGTTAAATCACAGATTCAGACACTTCTGACGACAGCAGATTATATGGAAGCCCCTGAGAGACAG GGAGTGGTTTCCATCCTCGCAGTCTGTGCTGAGAGCCACTTGGACCTCACCTTGAAGGCACTTCAGGAGTTTGGGGCTGCAATGAGCCAGGTTAAGATTTCTGGGTTCGTCAGCCGCCTGAAG GACTACCACCATGGGACAAGAGGCAAGACTCGCCGCACCCTGATGCCAACATACAGCAACGTGGCTGTCCATGCTCCAAAAGAGCAGCTTCTCTCCCGAGTAGAGGCAGACATCACAGGGAACGTCATTCACCATCACAGAACCAGTTGTCAG gtgctgggcatCGCTCTTACAAACAAG GACATGCACCTAAAATTAACCCTCATCCAGAATGTCACAGAGATTAGCTGTGCCATTTTGGAGACCACAGACTCCCAGGAGTTCGAATTCTCAACTGGAGCTCCTTGGCTACATGCTGGTGAGTGA